A genomic window from Maridesulfovibrio sp. includes:
- the ybeY gene encoding rRNA maturation RNase YbeY: MNLSIECTLNAEFPLAKRELLRMGDMLLEVLGVEGFDFDLKIVNDAAIAEVNEEFLGCVGPTNVLSFPFSETPDLETNSFLGEIVLSVDTLARETRLYGQQPEEHTVRLIAHALLHLAGFDHGPEMYSLTDTAVESVAPVFRQRILGWQ; this comes from the coding sequence ATGAACCTGAGCATAGAGTGCACTCTAAACGCGGAGTTTCCCCTTGCAAAGCGGGAGCTTCTCCGTATGGGAGATATGCTGCTTGAGGTTCTGGGGGTCGAAGGTTTTGACTTTGACCTTAAAATCGTCAATGATGCCGCTATTGCTGAAGTTAATGAAGAATTTCTGGGGTGTGTAGGGCCGACCAATGTGCTTAGCTTCCCTTTTTCAGAGACTCCCGATCTGGAAACAAACAGTTTTTTAGGAGAGATTGTTTTGTCAGTGGATACTCTTGCCCGTGAAACCAGACTCTACGGCCAGCAGCCGGAAGAGCATACCGTACGGCTGATTGCGCATGCGCTGCTGCATCTTGCCGGGTTTGATCACGGTCCTGAAATGTATTCTCTTACCGATACCGCTGTTGAATCCGTAGCCCCTGTTTTTCGACAGCGAATTTTGGGTTGGCAATAA